The genomic region TAAGcgaattttctcgaccattcaaaaaagtcaatattggaatatttcgcgttgaattatttgccaatatttgataaatcttgaatttttgtcaagtcgagtgccacGATAATGTATCACATTCCATAGAAATtagtcaacagaaataacaATGAGCGATAAGCAAATCCTCACACCCCATAGAAATTAGTCATCATAAATAAACTATACCTAAGCGATTAAAATAATGTATAAATAGAGTTATTCTCTAAGGAATCGACAGTCGGGGTATAACCGCTGTGTAGTGCATAAGCCACTGTAACTGTATTGTCTTGATAGgaataaataatgtttttttatttttatcgagAGTAGGGGAGGTCGGGGTATTCTTGGACACGGGGTATTGTTGGACAGCTCGGTATCTTTCCTCCCCGTAACGCTAGAGGTATCAACCAATAGCCATGCACTTATATCGTAATCAGCTCACTTTTTATTAGGCAGTCGACCTGTTTAGACACGCAGATTCAGCGCTgtcaaagagtaaaaaaattcgacactgtgaaatttttttttgcactaagtattatatttattttgactgcTGTTTTCAACGTATTAATTCAGGtaagtatatttataatattcgtGTAACCTTAACCCTCATTTGTACCAATGGGTCCAGCCAGACCTTTTTAAACTTTGTTTCACTATTTTATATGACAGGAGGCTCTTTTATGTTTTACTGCTTCTTGATATCCTTGGTTTGGTATTTTAGTATAGTTTTTTTCATGCAGCTAATTATAAAgttttatagatatataataaattaacttTTCCAGTGAAAAAGTCACATTGAGTACTAATGGGTCTAGCCAGACCCTTATGCGTATAACGTAGTATCAATATACTTTTGTATGCACCGGCCTACTTTATTTTCGGTTTGTGCATGGCTCGCTTTgctaatttgaatttgaaataacgtaatacaaaaaatttttatttcttcatattGAATGTGTCATTTGAAGTCATAAATTGTTGTTTGCATTCAAGTGGAGAATAGTCGGTGTTTTCAGTGAAAGCGTGTATTTATTGCATAAAAATGAGTaaaatagattttatttatgataATGTGCCACGTAGTGATGCAAATTTTTATGAGTTGGCCGCAAATGCGTTGGCCGAAGAGATTGAAAATGAGAGCGAAAATGGCGATAATGATTCTAATTTTGGTGCCTTAGACGATGAAATAGAGTCGCCACTTGAAGCTTCAGATATTGAAGCTGAATATGAAATTGAAGTCGCGGAAGAATATAGTAGTTCAGAAAGCGATGACGATTTCAATACTGATGTAAGTAACAACTTTATTGGCAAAGATGGGACAGTTTGGAGTAAGACAGTGCCTCAAAGTGGTCGCATTCGCTCCCATAATATACTGCGTTCTTCCGGTGGACCAACTATCAAATCGAATTCGCCTGTTGAAGTGtttgatgcattttttacaccaaatatatcatatattattATAAGCGAAACAAACAAGTACGGTACGGCAAAAACAAATGAATGGAACTTGAAACATCCTACTAATCTAAAAGAATGGCAAGATCTTAACGAAGCAGAGTTGAGAGGTTTTCTTGGTATTCTTATTGCAGCAGGAGtcagcaataacaataatcaGGCAGCGTCAGTTTTGTGGAAAACGAACCAGATGCCAATTTTCAGAGCAACGATGTCTTACCGTCGTTTTTTGACAATATCACGTTATATACGCTTCGATGACGGGCGTACTAGATCTTTTCGCTCagaaactgataaagcagcaccAATACGAGACATTTGGAACTTTCTAAATGAAAATCTTCAAAAGAATTTTCGACCGTATAGTGAGATAACTGTTGACGAACAACTCTTTCCTTATCGAGGAAGAACAAAATTTACACAATATATACCTTCAAAACCGGCTAAGTACGGCATAAAAGTATGGTGGGCATGTGATGCAAAAACCCATTATCCTTTGattggaaatatttataccggAAAAGAACCCAATGAGGAGAGAGCAAAAAACCAAGGAGAAAATGAGCTTATACGTTTGGtttcaaaatatgcaaattctggGCGCACAATAGTTGCTGATAACTTCTTTTCcagttttaatttatgtaaGCGTCTAATTGGCTTGGGACTGTCATACGTTGGAACCCTTCGAAGCAATAAAGCATGCATCCCACCCGAAATGAAAAAGCACAAGAATAGGACAATTCTTTCCTCTGAGTTTGGATTCCACAAAGACAATGTAGCCATTTGTTCATACGTTCCTAAGAAGAACAAATCAGTGATATTACTATCAACGGTTCATTATGACAAGGAAGTTGAAGGCGCCAAGCAAAAACCAGCAGCAATAatgcattacaataaaaataaagtggGTGTTGATGCCATGGACCAAATGCTAACTCGATACACTACTAAAAGGAAGACAAAGAGATGGACGCTtgcgtttttttacaatattgtaGATGTGATGGCGTTAGGAAGTTTTGTTATATGCAAAGAAAATAACAATTACACTAAATTAGACGCACGCAGaaattttttatgcgatttatcGGAAATGTTAGCACGTCCGCAAATCGAGTGCAGACGTAACAACATACATGTTATGAAGCATTCCGCTTGTCGATCTGGAATTGAAGCTATTTTGGGAGAATCTAAGGTATGTATTCAAGAACTTGTACGTAgacatttgtatatataacaAGCACATTTTGCAGACGCTGCCCAAAGCCCTCACAGAAACCAAAAGTGATACCTTAGAAAAAAAACGGGATTGCAGTTTATGCCATGCTCAAGACAAACATCGCCGTAAAACCAGATTCTTCTGCCAGGAGTGTGAAGAAGCTGTTTGCCAGCAACATTCGAAATGTTATTACATATGTTTTAATTGCATAAAAAAcaagtaattttaatttcaatatttattttgatttatagaAAACtctatttaagtttttaaaatgttgCAATAAAGATAAACTGAAGTTTCCACAAAATTACGATAGATTTACTCCCACCCAGACCCATTGGGTCCCGTCAGACCCATTGGTACTCTATATGACAATTCATATGTCTGTCAAAATAAGGGTTAAATCACCGATGCATGAAGTTTGCATTGTGTTTTTTGTACTATGACATTTTGTAAAAGTAAGCATTCGGGGAATTATTGGACACTTTTCTCGGGGGTATTATTGGACACTTAGTCCTTGATGTTTTACAATATAAATTCGTGTGATTGATATGTATAAGTGgtttttcatacataattttatcagggcttttgttttttgtcaatttctattattattttagacTTATAAAGTTTTCTGTGGCAGAATGCCGCGTTATTATGCCAAGAAAGAAAAGACGATTGATTTCGACAATATTTTGGAGGCGATTAAGCTGGTGAAATTGCACAAGAACTCCATTCGACAAGCTGCAAAGGCGAAAAACATTCCAAAAAGCACTTTGGCTTGGCACATTTCGAATTTTGACAAGGCAAATATTGACGTTGCTGCTGATAATGTTGATGTGATGAAGAATTTGCTGAAAGAACATTCGACGACCGGCAAAACAGTGAGTTGtgttaatttcattaatttttttttattcaatcacaaataaatttattattattcattaattcatttattttgcttCATGATGAAAGCTTTGTTTTCCttcaaattatgaattttttaaaaatgcttcaatcgaaatttttttacattaatttatAAGTTGATAGCACAAATCTgtgaaatttgacttttttttttgttacaaaagaTTTAGGGCtgatttttacaagtttttacACGTAGAATACGAACCTGATCTTAGAAATGATCCATTACTTcagaattttctataatttcatcTCAGATATccgaaaaatttcaatttttgtcattttcgtaaatttttttatattcatttcatGCGCATTTTAACCCGCAAAAAatcctaaatattaaaaatgatccaatgataataaaaattttatctcTATGAGGAAACAAAATGTTCATGAAATGAACATAATTTTCagcttgtttatttttatttcagattttcAATGCAGAGCAAGAGAGTGTGCTGATGAAATACCTTCTTGACGCCAGCAACATCAACTAAGGATTGAGTTTGAAGGAACTGCGAAAACTTGCATATGAATATTCTAATAAGATCGGCATTTCGTATCCGAACTCATGGAATGCCAACAAAGAGGCAAGTACGGATTGGCAATTGGCCTTCATGAAACGTCACCGGAATTTGTCATTACGAACAGCGGAACAAGTGAGTCAGAATCGTGCAAAGTCTTTCAACAAAGAGAATGTCGATGCCTTCTTCAACAATCTGTCGTCTGTGCTCAGTGCCACCCAGTTCGAATCGCATCGAATTTGGAACATGGACGAATGTCCATGCCCGACTGTGCCAACGAAAGTAGTCAAAACAATTGCACCGAAAGGAAAAAAGCGTGTAGGAACATCAACATCTGCCGAGAGAGGCACAAATGTGACTCTAGCATTGTCCGTTAGCGCGACGGGGCAATCAATTCCGCCGTTTTATCTCTTCCCACGGAACAACATGAAAGAGGTGTACATGACGCATGCAACACTTGGCGCAGTTGGGTTCGCAAATGGTTCTCGATGGATGACATCTGAAGACTTCATCCGATATATGCAACATTTCATCAAACACACGGGCGCGAATGCGGATTCACCAACTCTTCTGCTTCTCGACAATCACACGTCACATTTGTCGATTGAGGCCATTGAATTGGCATTGAGGCACGGCATTACCATGATCTCATTCCCACCGCATTGCACGCATCGTATGCAGCCGCTCGATGTTTCGGTATTTGGCCCTTTCAAGAACATGTTCACCATAAAACATGATGCTTGGAAGAAGTCCAACGTAGGCGTGATTTTTGATTTACATCATGTACCACTCATCGACGACCAATCCTTAGACGTTGCCTTGACGCCAAAAAACATTAAGGCGGGATTTCGAGCGACAGGAATTTTTCCATTCAACCCGCAAGCCTTCACGGAAATCGACTTTGTTGCTTCGAAGTTGAGTGGCGAAAATGCGTGTGACGATGATGAAGAAGATGTCGATAATCAGCGTCGAATCATTATGTCTGGGGATTCAATATCAACCGCAGCTCATGAAGAAATCACGACATCCGAACCATCGACAAGCACTGCGGTTTCGGTCAAAGACCTCCGCCTTGCATTGACATCGGTAGGTCCGCTGAAACTTGGCACGCCAGTTAAGAAGTCAAACCGTGGTCGCAAGCCAATGAAATCGGCCGTCTTGACATCGCCAGAATGTGTAACCGAAATACGTGAAAAGGCTAAGAAGAAACAGGAGAAATTATCGGAGAAAGGCGACACACCAGCAGCAAAGAATCGAAAAAGCACACCAGCAACAAAGAAACTAAAAGGCCGTGGAAAACCAAAGACTCCTCTGAAGAAAATACCGTCTTCTACTGAAACCGACGATGAGGAAGACATTGATTTCTGCATAATTTGCATGGAAAATATGCCCAAGAAGGAGAACCGCCGAAACACAGCCCATTGCATCGCCTGTGATCGCGGTGTTCACTTGAGTTGCGCCGGAGAGAACCCCAATGCATTTACGTGTGTTCAATGCGGTCCACAATAATATTTCTtgtcaaatttcaatttattttgtaaattaagtcttattttttcattttcattctcaaataaaaattttcgaacaataatttaaattttctattaatttacGAACTGTCCAATAATTCCCCGAGATTTTTGAAAATCgtgaaaatcgatattttgcgcTAACTGATATTAACTGTACAATATCATACCATTTGATCAAGTTGTCATACCAAAATGAAGGTTATTTCTCGTACTTTAAAACtaagttttcgcatttttagaaaaaaattttttttgcgagTTTTCGTACAAAATGAAAGTGTGTCCAATAATACCCCGACTTCCCCTAATTAATCTTAAGTTGAGCTTAAACGAATAAAGACAAATGAGTCGGACAATAGCCCGAttgtcttttttaaaaattaaaatcgaaatGTAAAACATTAacttatacacatatgcatgtgaaGGGTGGTAACTCTATCCAAAAGGCAGCCCCGGCGAACCGGCATGTAAGAGGAAGAAGCGGTCGTGATCAGTCGTGTGCGCTAACGatactttatttttcataaactatttttaactcttaattaaaaaacactgCATTTGTACAATATATTGTTCTGCATAAATAAACGTTATGAAATTCAACCGAAAGAAGGAATATCTTCTTTCTTACATGCATGTAAGtacaaccgcacacacgggCCAcccactttattcctgtaaatgtgtatgtcgtccaaagctaaaattctatgcttagcgactacaagaacaaaatgcattcataggcgcagccgtagcggcgctgaacagtttcaacaaaaactcataatcaaaaaattcattgataaattcgagctcataattctaagagcaaagtactttcattcataaaacgagccgctcATAAGcgaattttctcgaccattcaaaaaaagtcaatattggaatatttcgcgttgaattatttgccaatatttggtaaatcttgaatttttgtcaagtcgagtgccacGATAATGTAACACATTCCATAGAAATtagtcaacagaaataacaATGAGCGATAAGCAAATCCTCACACCCCATAGAAATTAGTCATCATAAATAAACTATACCTAAGCGATTAAAATAATGTATAAATAGAGTTATTCTCTAAGGAATCGACAGTCGGGGTATAACCGCTGTGTAGTGCATAAGCCACTGTAACTGTATTGTCTTGATAGgaataaataatgtttttttatttttatcgagAGTACAATTTTAAttcgcgcatgagcatacagcaagttgcagaaaacaacataagaagcttataaaaaagttctgtgtcggacatttcaatcctaggagaaaatttcgaaacaattattttatgttctctgatagcaagtaaatagttaattagtatatgTAGTACTTTACGTATGTAAACGTTGCGACACCTGATACTTGCTGATACGGTCAAATTAGCCGAAATGCACAAATATGCTGACCAAACTGTCTGCGCAACTACCGGTGATGATTCCCACGAAACGCGGTCCCGCGGCAAAGCAGGTGACAAGGCACTTAATATTAagcatattttgaatatttaagtcAGTCCTAGTTGTAATGAGCTAGAgttaagtttaaattaaaataaagaagtccGGAGCTCGCTCCGGCAACGtttttaaaaaaccattttcaaccaatgaaaatttaattggcGCCCAACAAACGCGAACGTTAACAAAGTACTAGCGAATCATAAAAGAAGCTTTAAAAAGAGTCGTGTCGTAcgaaatatacctatatacgtGTTAACGGCGGAACTGTCGGTCCCGGAAAAAGAAAAACGCGAGTGTAGAGAACGAGGCCCCCCGAGTAGCTGCAGGACGAACTGCAGAGGAAAAGGACGGCAACGGATGCCAAGCCGCTCTGCCCGCACCACAGGACCCCCGAACTAGAGGAGATGTCTCTGGCCCTAATTATATTAAGGGGCTCAACCAGTatgaaactttgaaaaattcaaaaaaatttttttcatatttttcgatTGTCTATACCTTCAAGAAAAACATACTAAAATTTTAGATGCGTAACTAAAACAGTTTCGCAGTATTTCTAAAACGCTTGAGCCGAGTCAGGTAAACAAGTTTCTTCTTGAGTCATTGTTTGGGTAGTGCTGGGCTCGTCTGTATTAAAATAGACTTATGGATCCTTCCAACGGCTTTagaatagaaatatttatttttgtatatgtatacctGTTAGATTTTTCGTACATTTTTGCCGATCCCACTTTTTTTAGGGCAGCTCAACGTATACAGTTTAAACGATTTATTCAGTTCCTTCGTAAACTTGGTACAGAGCAcctcgaaaattttttattcgaaattagTGAAAATGAGTGAGAAATCAAGTGATACTTTCCATAAAGGTAGTCATATAAAACCTACGCATAGATCGAGATCGAAGAAAAGGAAATTCGCTGGAAATCAACATACGTCTGAGCAATCCACTGCAAATACAAGCACGGCTTCTGAAAAACTTTTACGTTCTGGCGATGAAGAAATAATCATTGATCCTGCTCACGGCTAttgttttattcagtttttgtctgtttttacTGCTATTAGTAGTCTAGTAAAGTGTAAAACTTGTGAGAAAAATGTTACTTTTAATCAAACAAATCCGAGAGGTTTAGGCTTCAAGATTGCTGTTATGTGTGAGTGCGACGTAACGTACATAAACTCTGGACCTATGATTCAAAATGCATTTGAAGTAAATAGACGTATAGTAGGTGTGATGCGACTTCTAGGTATCGGAATAAATAGTTTGAATTTATTCTGTGGTTTGATGGATCTACTGAGCAAATTCAATAATGTTACTTACGCTGgttgtttcgaaaattttttgaaggcaGCTAAAACTTTTCCGAAAAATCGTGTTTCAATAAGTGAACTCCGATTACAATTATCAGAGTTTAGAATTCAGAAGCAGAAGACAAACCTCCTTCTTAGAGCCAAACCAGCCAAGAAAGTCATTAAGAGAGACAGCCAGTGTCAGTGTGACCAAGATATTTGTATCTGTCCATCCACATCATCTAGTGTATTGAGCTCTCAAACAGACCTAATTGAATCGGACAGCTCTGAAGACTCAGTTATTAGTTCAAGAGGAGGAACCGAACCTACAACCACTAtggcacaacaacagcaaccatTTAATGTCAGTGAAGAGATAGCCGCTGCTGTCTCTACACGAGCTTCTACTTTTGATATTAATACACTTGACTCAGAGAACCCGATTACTGATCCTTTCATAGCCCAGATGATTGCGTATTTATCTGAAGAAGACAACATTCTAAGTATCATCAACGCAGTGTCTTATCAAGGCTTCGACCCTATCTACATACGGAAACTTATGACCAAACTCCAACCTGATGCTAACTCTAGGAAGAAACAAATTTCCTTCCTTATTGTACTTATGCTCTCCAGGGGTTCTTCAATAATCTCAAAAACTGGAAAGGTCAAACAGGAGACGCAACGTTATATCTCGGAATTGGTAAAACTGTATAGGATCTCAAAGAACGTAATAGCATCTCAATCAAATCGAGAGACTATAACACTACCAAGGATTTTGAACAGCTTCCCGGAGGTAGGCTTTGCTGTGCTTAAAAAGTTCCCGACCATCAACAGGCCTGTGACAGTGAAACACATGATATCGTTGGGATATGACGACTTCGAAAGCTGTTTCCGAGGtggatttgttttttcaatgttACCTACAAAACAAGAAGTTATGGCAGATAGCATTAAAGAAGCAATCATCAAAGCTATATTAGCGTACCAGGTAGAGGAGACAATGATCTTATCCAAGAACAAGAATGGCAACAACAAAGAGCAAATACTGTCGGACATATTGGTTTACTCTCTTGCCTCATATATGAGCGACGTGGTCTCAGACAAGTTCAGAGACGATAAGGACAACTTCAGTAGCATAAGGAAAGCTAGTTGTGACAAATGGAAAGCAGTCTTCAATGCAACATTCCCCAACAATACAGACATCCAATCAAACTTTATCAGTTAAAAAAGCCGTGAAAGAAGAGCAAAAGCTGACATTAGAAGCTGAGAATTCAGAAACAAATTTGACAGTTTCTGGAGATGGTACGTGGAAAAAACGTGGTCATACTTCACGTTTTGGCGTAATAACTCTTGTAGGGAAGTATTGTAAAAAGATCATAGATACAATTGTAAAATCTACGTTCTGTCAAAGTTGTACATATATACTGGGAGAGAAGGAAAGAAGCAGAACCTGAAGAGTACGAAGAATGGCTTTCCCAGCACGATGATTGCGATATAAATCACTTAGGTTCGGCCTCAAAAATGGAAGTCGATAGTGTAAAGGAAATGTTCGGAAGGTCGATTCAAAATTATGGAGTAAAATATACGCGGTATATTGGCGATGGTGATAGTGCTACATATAAAGGATTGTTAAATTTAGATCCATATGATGTTCCCGTACAAAAACTTGAGTGTTATTTACACGTAAAAAAAAGGATGGGAACACGATGCCGTAACgcgaaaaaaatgaataaaggtTTGGGAGGAAGGAGTAAAAGTACAGTTAAATTAACTGACCAACTGATCAATAAACTCCAAAAATACTATGGCCTAGCGATCACAAGACACCAAGATAATGTTGATGAGATGGAAAAAGAAATCTGGGCTACATTTTATCATTTGAGTTCCAGTGATAAAAGTCCAAACCATGGAAACTGTCCAGAAGGTGTTGACAGCTGGTGTACTTATCGTGTTGCTGAGGCTCAGGGGCAGAACATGCAAAAATTCAAGCATAATTATTTACCAATTGATTCAAAAGTTCAAGAAAATCTAAAACCAATATACCAAGACTTGAGTAGACGTGAGTTGCTTGATAGATGCAAAGGGAATAACACTCAAAACAGCAACGAAAGTTACAATGGCTTGCTGTGGCAGTTTGCTCCGAAACACCTCCATAGCGGtttaaaaacacttgaaattgcTAATTACCTTGCTACTGTAATATTCAATGATGGATTTTCATCCATCCTAAGGATATTCAGTGTCACAGGAGTAAAAATCGGATATGCAGCAAGTAATTATGCCGATCAACGAGACGCAACGAGGCTTCGCATAGCAGAATACCGGCACGAGGCAGCAACACGAGAGGCTCGAACAGCTCGAAGGAGAGCTTCAGCAAGCAAGCAGCAActttttgaagaagaagaagaaggtgaaTTATATGGGCCTGGAATACCAGATTAGGATTAGGTATGATATTTATCGTTTTATAAATGTGAgatcagtatttttttctttaaacacgtttttctcaaaatagcgttttcttaatttgctgccactgtaacttaaaaactaattttacgaTCGACTTGAATCTTGTTTCCTcattttaagtattcatttttACATTGAATGACCCTCCGATATTTCaatctaataaaaattgtaaatttgcgATGTGAAATACTATCACATTTTCaagctaaatttttatacttttttcaaaactgcGGGATTTTTTTGGATTTCGTTTTTTCACCACAATCCTGCGTTAATCAACGCGTGATACCATCATCTTTaatgacttttttgtttttttttttatttcaggcaCTCTGAAGATCGTAACAAAGGCAGCAGTggggaaacttttttttttggaccttCGAGAGATGCCCTATTATTAGAAGAAAAGTCCAGATtttcctttgaaaaaatttgtacttgaagtttaattatatattaatatacttacaaagttttaaaacaatcaatgtaaaacttttttaaaaataaattttcaaaaaccccctttttttttgtcagtcaCACTGGTTGAGCCCCTTAATGTAAGTGTTACGCCAAATGGCCTatagttttaattattaatttaagtaattatccgaaatgaatttttataaaattgttcaaaGTATATTCTGCCATAATAacactatgtatatatgtataagtacatagataacataacataacattaattATATATGATCCGTTAGTTAAGTTTAGGCTAAGAAATCCTATATAAACATgaagtagaaaataaagaagTCACTTGTGAATTTACAACGAACGCGCTCGCTGTTTATATTTCAGGCAATTGTTGTATTCGCGTATCCCCCCGAAATAACTAATCTTAAAAAGGCTTAAGAATTTTTCAGTAAGATTATAACTATATAAGTTAAGGCATGATACCGAAACCTAATATAGCAACAGCATTTCGTTGCACATACCTCACATACCCTACCGCTTTTTCTGTCAGCCCAGTGCTGACATCTAAGCTCAGTCGATGCGGCCTGACAAAATACTCAAagtgagtattttattttataagcaatATGACTTGCTTAacttgtaacgggtgatcaattaagaggagtttttttcatttgcgttttttttacagatcgcgcgagTTATGTGGAATGGCCCCGCTCCcacacataaaattataaaaaagaaaacaaccatattttaatagaatttatgattgtaaaatgagtattactaaaaaagaaaacaatcatattccaatggaaatttatgattgtaaaatgaaCCTCAGGAATGCCACTCAGCACTTTAgagttagaaatataaatatacctatgtatatgctTAAGTGTAATCCGTTCACGTGACGTGAAGTCATACGTATATGCAGATAAAAAACATACTGGTGTCAACACTCAAGTATGCAAAACATACTTGAGTGAAATAAGAGGACACAGTAAAACAATTGCAACTATGCTGCAAGTCTAAACAAAAAGTAGACTATTTGGATGGTGCTGAGTAGcatcacaaacacacatatttacaatctaaatatgtatattctgaGGCTATATTTAAGACCTAAAGATTTAAGAAAAGCCAGTTGTGGCTGAACCGCGAGGGCGACTGGCAAAAGTCGCAGAAACTCCGTActctaaaattataataaaagtttCTTTAAACATCATCAAGAGTATTATTCATTAGAGGAAGGATTTAAAAGGGGTTATGGCCGCAACTCAAGGTTTCTCAAATAGACAGAAACCATAACTGGCGCAGTCGGTAACTGGCACcaccccattcg from Anastrepha obliqua isolate idAnaObli1 chromosome 2, idAnaObli1_1.0, whole genome shotgun sequence harbors:
- the LOC129238338 gene encoding uncharacterized protein LOC129238338 gives rise to the protein MKRHRNLSLRTAEQVSQNRAKSFNKENVDAFFNNLSSVLSATQFESHRIWNMDECPCPTVPTKVVKTIAPKGKKRVGTSTSAERGTNVTLALSVSATGQSIPPFYLFPRNNMKEVYMTHATLGAVGFANGSRWMTSEDFIRYMQHFIKHTGANADSPTLLLLDNHTSHLSIEAIELALRHGITMISFPPHCTHRMQPLDVSVFGPFKNMFTIKHDAWKKSNVGVIFDLHHVPLIDDQSLDVALTPKNIKAGFRATGIFPFNPQAFTEIDFVASKLSGENACDDDEEDVDNQRRIIMSGDSISTAAHEEITTSEPSTSTAVSVKDLRLALTSVGPLKLGTPVKKSNRGRKPMKSAVLTSPECVTEIREKAKKKQEKLSEKGDTPAAKNRKSTPATKKLKGRGKPKTPLKKIPSSTETDDEEDIDFCIICMENMPKKENRRNTAHCIACDRGVHLSCAGENPNAFTCVQCGPQ